The nucleotide window TCTTGAGGAAACCACGGCGCGAAGGGATGCGAGATGCAGGGGACTGGGACAAATGATGACGCATGATGGGGATAGGATACATGGCCCCGTCCCGGATGTTTCAGGACCATGGTGACGGATACTCGTACAAATGTCCGGTGGTAGACGTGGGGTTGGTTGTGAAAGGGCTGCTGGGTGTGGCGGGCTGCATTGGATTCAACACAGCGCCGAGCGGAGCGAGACGACTGCGAAGCAGCCCGAAGGGTGAGGACGGCAGGACGAATCAAACACGGAGACGCAGAGGAACTTCGGAGACTGAAACTGAGCAGGACCAGCACAAGTAACAGACGTATTTCGCATTTTTCAGTCTCTGTGACCTCTGTGTCTCCGCGTCTCTGTGTTGAGTCTCTGTGTTGAACACCCTGCACCCAAACTCACCCTCCCACTACCGAACCAACCCTTGCAGCCCTTCATCCCCCTCACCATCCCTTGCATTCCCCCCTGCCCCGCTTAGAAAAGCGTCACAACCACTGCGCCCTGCACAAACACTCTGTACAGGCGCATCGCTCCCCGGCGAAGCGCCTGCTTCATCTCCACAACTCTCAACATGAACTCAAATCACTCCCCGCGCCGCAGGACCACCCTTCTCGCTGCGGTTGGCCTGTTCCTCATTCCAGTCGCCACCACCACCCGCGCCGAAACACCCGCAAACACCGACACCCCCAAGGCGGCCGCGAAGGCCTTTTACGACATCGTCATCAAGCGCCAGGTGAGAGGCCTTCCCCACAAGGAAGCCTGGACAGAACTGCAGCCACGCCTTTCCCCCAAGCTCATCTCCTTGGTCGAAGCCGCACGCGCCGAGCAGGCCGCCTTCATGAAGAAGCAAACGGACGAAAAGCCGCCGTGGATCGATGGCGACCTCTTCACCAGCCTCTTTGAAGGACCGCAGACCCACTCCGAAGGTGAAGCCCGCGTAAGCGCGGACCAGGCGAAGGTGTCAGTGAGTTTCACCTACACGGAAGGCGGGAGCACCACGAAATGGACGGACACGCTCATCCTGACCAAAGGTCCTGCCGGAAACTGGCTGGTGGACGACGTGTTCTACGGCGGTGGCTGGGACTTTGCCTCGGAAGGCAAGCTTTCAGAGAGTCTCAAAGTGCGTGAGTAATTACACGCTCGGCCCTTCCGCAGAACCGCCTCACCCTACCTTGTCATGAAACTCTCTCCCGTGCTCCTTATCCTGGCCGTCACTGGTATCTGTTGCTGCCACAGGATCTGGAGTGCCGATGCCCAGCCCGCACCTGCCAGCAAGGTGGCCCCCCAAGTTCTCCAACGGCTCGCAGACATGCATCGCCTGCAGGTCGAAAAGCTCGACCAGCTCGAAATCCTGCGGCAGGACCACACCCACCCCAATGCCTTTCCTCCGCTGTCCCACACCTTCGTGCTCCGTCTGGGAAATGGCGTGGAAGTGGTGACGGAACGCCACATGGAAGACAACGTTGTGGCACAGAAGGATTACTTCCTCAACGACAGTCGTGTGTACGCCTACCGGGTCACCCGTCATGACCCCAGCCCCGACGGCAAGACCAAGCGTGTCTCGGAAAGCCAGTTCCTCTTCGACAACGGCAGTCCCGTCTACAACGTCCTGGTCGCCGTCCGCGTGCCCGTGAGTGAGAATGCGCCAAGCTTCGCCAAAGCTACGGAAAAAGTGCTCCCCATTCCCGCCGGCCTGGAAGGCTGGGGACACAAGCTCACCGTCCGCGCCTTCGACATCGCCCGTAGTTTCAAGCCCGGCATTGGGCGTTATGCGTTTGGCGACTGGGACGCGTGGCTCCTGAAGAAAGCACCGCCTCAGGACAAGACTCCCCAGACCCAGGAAGACCGGCCCAAGGACTGGCTGCCCTTGCCCGACACACTGGTGCTTCCCATCGCCGACTCGCTCAGTCCGGACGGCCTCTATGAAATCGGCTGGGGCTATGAGAAAGGACCCGTCGACTGGAAGAAGCTGGCCTTCATGGAAGGTCCTGATGACGGCCCAAACTATCCCACCTTCTCCACCAAGCTGGCAGACGGCCCACTCACACCTGAGCTGGAGAATGACGGCGACTTTCTCATGAATCGCATCAGCGGAAAGACCCTGGCGAAACTCGACATGGACTACCCCGGCGAGCGCCAGCGTTTCAACCATGACGAGCTGATTGCGCACTGGTCTCCCTCCTCCGCCTGCTTTCTGGTACGCGCTGAGCAGAAGTGGTTCACCGAGTATGCGCAGGTCGGCTGGATCAAAGATGGTGCCTGCGCAGGCGTCTATGATGTGCTCGAAGTACTCAAGCCAGCCGCGGAAGACGCAGTGAAGAAATCCAAGCATCCCGCAGGTACGCGCCTGAAGAAGACTGGCGACGAAGCGGAGGACTACATGTTCACCCTTTCCAAGATGCTCCTCGAAGATGATGGCAAGTTCGAAGCGCATGTCATGGGAACGATTCCCAAGGACCCCGAGCCCAGCGGCTTCTACGAAGCCATCATCGAAGGCGCATTCTCACCCGGCGAAAAGGACGGCCCCGCCAAACTCAAGGTGAGCAAGACACGCGTGCTACCGGTGCGGAAGGATGGATAGGCATCGCGGTTGACGCTTGATTGACAGCCTGATGCCATCAATAGGTGAATCTGGGGCTTTCTGTCGCAAGCGAGACCGCAAAAACACATGAAGTCCTCCATCCTACTGCGCCAGTGGCACGACGCCGACATGGAGCCCTTCGCTTCCATGAATGCCGATGCCGAGGTGATGCGATTCTTCCCACGACCGTTAACAGCTCAGGAATCCCGGGAGGCGATGCAACGATTCCGGCAAGGGATTGAGCAGCGAGGATGGGGCCTGTGGGCGGTCGAAGTGGATGGCGATTTCGCAGGGTTCACGGGCTTGTCTGAACCAAAATTTTCAGCCCACTTCACCCCTTGTGTCGAGGTGGGCTGGCGACTCCGGCGAGAATTCTGGGGCCGCGGCATTGCCTTCGCTGCCGCCCAACAGGCGGTCGACTACGCCTTTTCGATTTTGCACCTTGAGCAATTGGTCTCCTTCACCACAGCCTCCAATCTTAAGTCGCGAAAGTTAATGGAGCGCCTGGGGTTCACCCACCACTCGGATGATGATTTCATGCACCCTCTGCTGGAAGAAGACCACCCTTTGCGCCATCACGTGTTGTACCGGAAGTGTGGGTCGGTTGATAGTCTTTGATTGATAGACTAACCCCTCCCGGAAGAAACCTACAGCTGCTGGAATACCGCGAAGAGCATTTTCCGATTGATGGCATGGGCGCAACAGCCTTGAAAGGGCAAGGCCCCAAGACCTGCCACCTACCGTGCTAACGCCCCGGGTGATGGAAGCCGGATGAGATCTATTTCTCAACTTTGACTTCATAATCGACGCGCCATTTCGAATCAGTCTTATCGAGCCCAAGCTCTTTGATAATCAAAGTGATGGGCAGGATGCGCTCGAAATATTTGGCACCGGGCCGGCTGGAGACAGCCACCCTGCGCTGGTCTGTATTTGCAGAAGCACCTGCGTCGGAGAGCCCTTTGAAGAGGATGCCCACCACTTTGCCGTTTTCCCGCAGTATCGCAGGAGCGCCAGAGTCACCTCGGAAGGTGTCGCATTCCGCGCCAATGCACTCCTGGGCATCTTTGCGGAACGTATAAACGGTTTCGTCTCCAGAAGCGAAGGGACCGTATTGATCTTTCATCCACAAAGTGGCGGCCAGGGTAGCTCGCTGCTTGCGCTGTTCATAATTCTCCGCCGTTTCATCGATGAACATTTCATTGATGACGTCGGTTTCGATGTCGGCGCGCTCAAGATTCGAAATGGAATGAGGAAACAGAACCCAGCTGCTGTCATGGACAGTACGGCTGAGTCCCTGGGGATGGCCCACAAGGAAAATAGGCGTCCAACGCAAGACTCGGCTTGAACTTAGGACGAGCTGCTTCCGTCCAATGGGCTGTGCGTCGTCTCGCCGACGCACACGCAATAGTACAAAGTCCAGTTCCGGACTGCGGTATACTTCCTCGCAATCGCATATGATCTTGGTCGGAGCGGGCGTGAAGCGCCGTTCCTCGAAATCCAGCCACACCTCGTATTCACTGGATGCGAAATCCTTCGCCCGCAACGGCTCCACATTGTGCTTCGCGGTCAGCACCAGGTTCTTTCCAATAATGACGCCGCTGCCCAGAGGGATGGCCGTATTCACGCGGGCAATGGCCACACACGAGGAGCATGTGTCATGAATTTGCGGATAGATTTCCGGCCTGTAATTGTCATTGAGGTTGTAGAAGCGCTTCTCGACAACGTCGAGTGTTTCGACATATTCCTTTACAGCAGCAGCCGTACTGGC belongs to Roseimicrobium gellanilyticum and includes:
- a CDS encoding trypsin-like serine peptidase: MRRGFSFAVFVHTWMLGVAFAQQPVGTAPVPSPAVPTLTEQPVTATALLQAESALKAGVITEKSGEVLLETPKGDFTLQNGAALKQIKEKLPLHLALDKTSGGRFYVKVKDFNVKSVGAFKQAMDKLDMPKTMDALREQTRDLGTAAKEAIVKPPAQQDVAGLLDQYRETRSAVNEAYQKTTDTAIKAQLAKLKEDLEVEERAYYENRRRDASTAAAVKEYVETLDVVEKRFYNLNDNYRPEIYPQIHDTCSSCVAIARVNTAIPLGSGVIIGKNLVLTAKHNVEPLRAKDFASSEYEVWLDFEERRFTPAPTKIICDCEEVYRSPELDFVLLRVRRRDDAQPIGRKQLVLSSSRVLRWTPIFLVGHPQGLSRTVHDSSWVLFPHSISNLERADIETDVINEMFIDETAENYEQRKQRATLAATLWMKDQYGPFASGDETVYTFRKDAQECIGAECDTFRGDSGAPAILRENGKVVGILFKGLSDAGASANTDQRRVAVSSRPGAKYFERILPITLIIKELGLDKTDSKWRVDYEVKVEK
- a CDS encoding GNAT family N-acetyltransferase; translation: MKSSILLRQWHDADMEPFASMNADAEVMRFFPRPLTAQESREAMQRFRQGIEQRGWGLWAVEVDGDFAGFTGLSEPKFSAHFTPCVEVGWRLRREFWGRGIAFAAAQQAVDYAFSILHLEQLVSFTTASNLKSRKLMERLGFTHHSDDDFMHPLLEEDHPLRHHVLYRKCGSVDSL